Proteins found in one Hyla sarda isolate aHylSar1 chromosome 7, aHylSar1.hap1, whole genome shotgun sequence genomic segment:
- the LOC130283357 gene encoding cystathionine gamma-lyase-like, producing MQQENKQCPAQGYLEPFKHFATEAIHTGQEPEQWKSMAVVPPIFLTTTFKQHSPGEHAGYDYSRCGNPTRDCLQKAVAALDGAKYCLSYASGLSAVLNVAHLLEAGDHIICNCIVYGGTHKYFSNLATRMGMKVTFVDCTDLNSLEAAITPDTKLVWIESPTNPTVEVIDIQGCADIVHKHQDVLLGVDNSFMSAYFQRPLSLGADICMYSATKFMNGHSDVLMGLVSVNCDTLYEKLKFLQMDLGTVPSPLECYLCNRGLKTLHLRMRQHFHNALAAAMFLEKDPRVDKVMFPGLPSHPQYELTKRQSTGAGGMMGIYIKGNLEHAKIFLRSLKVIALADSLGGYESLASHSAIMSHPSVPEEERARLNITDNLIRLSIGLEDTEDIIKDLDQALQAVYPDLTNPTKVEDLLQHLKLNC from the exons ATGCAGCAGGAGAACAAGCAATGTCCAGCACAGGGCTACCTGGAGCCTTTCAAACACTTCGCCACCGAGGCCATTCACACCGGGCAGGAACCTgagcaatggaagtctatggcggTGGTGCCCCCCATCTTTCTCACCACCACCTTcaagcagcacagtccaggagaGCATGCG ggtTACGACTACAGCCGTTGTGGAAACCCAACAAGGGACTGTCTGCAGAAAGCTGTCGCCGCCCTTGATGGGGCCAAATACT GTTTGTCTTATGCGTCGGGCCTGTCTGCAGTACTAAATGTTGCCCACCTTCTGGAAGCTGGAGACCACATCATCTGTAATTGTATTGTGTATGGAG GTACACACAAATATTTCTCCAACCTTGCTACAAGAATGGGCATGAAGGTGACTTTCGTTGACTGCACTGATCTAAATTCTTTGGAAGCTGCGATCACCCCAGATACCAAG CTTGTGTGGATCGAAAGCCCAACGAACCCAACTGTTGAGGTTATTGATATACAAGGTTGTGCTGATATCGTTCACAAGCATCAAGATGTCCTCCTGGGTGTGGATAACTCTTTCATGTCTGCCTATTTCCAG cgGCCATTGTCTCTGGGAGCAGATATCTGTATGTATTCCGCAACTAAATTTATGAATG GCCACTCTGATGTCCTCATGGGATTGGTGTCTGTAAACTGCGACACACTATACGAAAAGTTAAAGTTTCTTCAGATGG ATCTTGGCACCGTCCCATCCCCTCTTGAATGCTACCTGTGCAACCGCGGCCTGAAGACCTTACATCTCAGAATGAGGCAACATTTCCATAACGCTCTGGCAGCGGCCATGTTTTTGGAGAAGGATCCTCGTGTTGACAAAGTTATGTTTCCAG GGCTGCCATCTCACCCACAGTACGAGCTCACCAAGCGTCAGAGCACTGGAGCTGGAGGGATGATGGGAATTTACATTAAAGGCAACCTGGAGCATGCAAAGATCTTCCTCAGGAGCCTGAAG GTTATTGCACTTGCTGACAGTCTTGGAGGATATGAGAGTCTGGCTTCGCATTC AGCCATCATGAGTCACCCCTCAGTGCCGGAGGAGGAGCGAGCGCGCCTGAATATCACCGACAACCTCATTCGCCTCTCCATAGGGTTGGAGGACACAGAAGACATCATAAAGGACCTGGACCAAGCATTGCAGGCCGTG TACCCGGACCTTACAAACCCGACCAAGGTGGAGGATTTACTGCAGCATCTGAAGTTGAACTGCTGA